One window of the Clostridium sp. MB40-C1 genome contains the following:
- a CDS encoding LacI family DNA-binding transcriptional regulator, producing MAASIKDVAREASVSIATVSRVLNNVDVVNEDTKKRVLEAIKKLDYRPNIVARSLKTQKTKTIGIIIPDISNQIYPEIVRGAEDVANIYDYNIILCNTDLDPEKEMEYLRVLSEKMVDGAIYISNSLEDNIVKTIKTTNMPIVLIETHGRESEFPSVIIDNEKAAEDAVNYLIKKGNRRIAYIGADKDAVNASAIRYKGYISSINKNGLNYDENLVYFCKYSLKADDGYDAMKAILEKTKDIDAVFCVSDDIAIGATNALRESGINVPEDVDMMGFNDTYLASAFYPKLTTIAQPLYDMGSVATRMLIKKINKEPLDKELFILPYELVERDSCK from the coding sequence ATGGCAGCATCAATAAAAGATGTGGCTAGAGAAGCAAGTGTGTCTATTGCTACAGTGTCTAGGGTTTTAAATAATGTAGATGTTGTAAATGAAGATACAAAGAAAAGGGTATTGGAAGCGATTAAAAAATTAGATTATAGACCTAATATAGTAGCAAGAAGCTTAAAAACACAAAAAACGAAGACAATAGGTATAATAATACCAGATATTTCAAACCAAATTTATCCTGAGATAGTTAGGGGCGCTGAAGATGTAGCAAATATCTATGATTATAATATAATCCTTTGTAATACAGATTTAGACCCAGAAAAGGAAATGGAGTACTTGAGAGTTCTTAGTGAAAAAATGGTAGATGGAGCAATTTACATAAGTAATTCACTAGAAGATAATATAGTTAAAACTATTAAGACAACTAATATGCCAATTGTTTTAATTGAAACTCATGGAAGAGAAAGTGAATTTCCAAGTGTAATTATAGATAATGAAAAAGCAGCAGAAGATGCTGTTAATTACTTAATTAAAAAAGGAAATAGGAGAATAGCATATATAGGAGCTGATAAAGATGCTGTAAATGCTAGTGCTATTAGATACAAAGGATATATATCCTCTATTAATAAAAATGGTTTGAATTATGATGAGAATTTAGTTTATTTCTGTAAATATTCTCTTAAGGCAGATGATGGATACGATGCAATGAAAGCAATTCTTGAAAAAACAAAAGATATAGATGCTGTTTTTTGTGTTAGTGATGATATAGCTATAGGTGCAACAAATGCTTTAAGAGAAAGTGGAATTAATGTTCCTGAAGATGTAGATATGATGGGATTTAATGATACTTATTTGGCTTCTGCTTTTTATCCTAAATTGACTACTATTGCTCAACCTTTATATGATATGGGGTCTGTAGCCACAAGAATGCTTATAAAGAAAATAAATAAAGAACCTCTTGATAAGGAACTATTTATTCTTCCATATGAACTGGTGGAGAGGGATTCGTGTAAGTAG
- a CDS encoding cation:proton antiporter, whose amino-acid sequence MDLAIILLSTKIFGAISKKFGMPEVVGALIAGIVLGPAVLGIEHETKFITEIAKLGVIVLMFMAGTETDLKELKKCGKASFIIAVLGVLIPLIGGFVVAGAFDGKSMADINKVQLLQDIFVGVILTATSVSITVQTLQEMGKFKTSSGTAILGAAIIDDILGIIILAVITGVSNPSVKIGIVILKIVGFFITALILGYITHKILMFLIKKYGVNSATGIISFSFCLIMAYVSERYFGVADITGAYFAGIVVGCTPALKYVEQKMQPLSIMLLSPVFFASIGIKTTISGMNNSLMIFTALLLIVAVITKFVGCGLGARMCGYSKEESLQIGTGMISRGEVALIVANVGVPLGLMPSKLFTPIVIVVIVTTILTPILLKFVYANINNKMDLEII is encoded by the coding sequence ATGGATCTTGCAATAATTTTATTAAGTACTAAAATATTTGGGGCAATATCCAAAAAATTTGGTATGCCAGAGGTGGTAGGTGCGTTAATTGCTGGTATAGTATTAGGCCCTGCGGTTCTTGGAATTGAACATGAAACAAAATTTATAACAGAGATAGCTAAGCTAGGTGTAATTGTGCTTATGTTTATGGCTGGAACAGAAACTGATTTAAAAGAGCTTAAAAAATGTGGAAAGGCATCTTTTATCATAGCTGTATTAGGAGTATTAATACCATTAATAGGAGGATTTGTTGTAGCTGGAGCTTTTGATGGAAAAAGTATGGCTGATATAAACAAAGTTCAATTGCTTCAAGATATTTTTGTAGGTGTTATATTAACAGCTACTTCTGTAAGTATTACAGTTCAGACACTTCAAGAAATGGGTAAATTTAAGACTTCATCAGGAACAGCTATACTAGGTGCAGCTATAATTGATGATATATTAGGAATTATAATTTTAGCTGTTATAACAGGTGTATCTAATCCTTCTGTAAAAATAGGAATAGTTATTTTAAAGATAGTAGGATTTTTTATAACTGCATTAATTTTAGGGTATATTACGCATAAGATTTTAATGTTCTTAATAAAAAAATATGGTGTAAATAGTGCAACAGGAATAATTAGTTTTTCATTTTGCTTAATAATGGCTTATGTATCTGAGCGTTATTTTGGAGTGGCGGATATAACAGGGGCATATTTTGCAGGAATAGTAGTAGGATGTACACCTGCTTTAAAATATGTTGAACAAAAAATGCAACCATTATCAATTATGTTATTATCACCTGTATTTTTCGCAAGTATTGGGATAAAAACAACAATTAGTGGAATGAACAATAGTCTTATGATTTTTACTGCGTTATTGTTAATTGTAGCTGTGATTACAAAGTTTGTAGGTTGTGGATTAGGAGCTAGAATGTGTGGCTATTCAAAAGAAGAGTCATTGCAAATTGGTACAGGAATGATTTCTAGGGGGGAAGTAGCACTTATAGTTGCAAATGTAGGAGTTCCTTTAGGACTTATGCCAAGTAAATTATTTACGCCAATTGTAATTGTTGTTATAGTTACGACTATTTTAACACCTATATTATTAAAGTTTGTATATGCTAATATTAATAATAAAATGGATTTAGAAATAATATAA